ATGGGTGCAGTAGCCGGTGTGGTAGAAACGGATGTCCATAGCTTCAGCCTTTCAGGGAACGGGCGTATTGCCGCAGTCCGTCGGCAATGCTGATTTGGGGTTCGTAGCCGAGCAGCGAACGGGCGCGGCTGATGTCTAGGGTTTGGTCGAAGGAAATCGTGCCTATGCTGTAACGGGTGACGAGGGGTTCGCGAAAGGAACGGGTCAGCCGCGCCTGCGTTTCCAGTAGGCGGGCAACGCTGTCAATCAGGCGATAGGAGACAGGTTTCAGACGACATCCGAGATGCAGGGTATCGATGATTTGCCGGTAGAGTGCGGCGATGGTCTGCGGCTCGCCGTTGGTGATGTTGAACGGCATGGCGCGGGGCACATCAGCTTCAGCTGCCAACAGAAGGGCATGGACGACGTTGCCGACGTAGGTCACGTCCACTAATGCGCCGCCCGCTTCGCGGCCGCTGCGCCGAATCAGCGGCAGAAAGCCTTTTTCGGAGATTTTGAGCAGGCGCGGCAGGACGGCGGTATCGTATTCGCCGAAAATGCCGCGCGGACGGATGATGACGCTGGAGAGGTCGGTGGCGGCGGCAACTTCTTGTTCAGCAAGGAATTTGGTGTAGGCGTAGTCGTTGACGAAGTGGCGGCTGATAAAGGTTTCGGGGACTTTGTGCTGGTCGAGGTAGTCGAAATAGATGCTGGGTGTGGAAACGTGTACCAGCTTGCCGATATGGTGCTGCCGCATCGCCGCTAAGACGTTTTGCGTGGCGGTCACATTGGCGCGGTAAAAATCTTCATAACGCCCCCACGGCGAGGACAGCGCGGCGCAATGGAACACGATATCGGCATTGGAAAATGCCTTCAGGGTCTGATTGCGGTCGGACAAATCGAAGGCGTGAAATTCCGTATCCAGCATTTTGCCGATTTCGGTATTGCGCCCGCATGCGGCTACCTGCCAGCCTTGGGCAAGCAGCGTCTGCACAAGGTTGCGCCCCAGTCCGCCGGTTGCGCCGGTGACGATGGCCTTTTTCATGGTTTTTCCCAAACCAAGGCGCCCAAGCCCACGCCTGCGGATGTGCCGAACAGCAAAACTTTATCGCCGGATCGGACGGGGAAGTCGGTCAGCAGGTGGTGCAGCGCGGAGGGGATGGAGGCGGAGATTTGGTTGCCGTGGGTGTTGAAAATATCGACGATTTTGGCGGGGTCGAGTTTCAGACGGCTGATGATGTGTTGCAAAGCGCCGCGGCTTGCCTGATGCGGAACGATCCAGTCTATGTCTGCCAACGTCAAATCCGCCTGCGCCAACGTTTCATCCAAGAAGCCGGGTATGGCTTCGGCGGCAAGTTTGTAGAGCTTTTTGCCGTTCATGTGGAAATACGCTTGGGAGACATAGCTTTCGGGATGTTTGGACGGGTG
The DNA window shown above is from Neisseria sicca and carries:
- a CDS encoding NAD-dependent epimerase/dehydratase family protein, translating into MKKAIVTGATGGLGRNLVQTLLAQGWQVAACGRNTEIGKMLDTEFHAFDLSDRNQTLKAFSNADIVFHCAALSSPWGRYEDFYRANVTATQNVLAAMRQHHIGKLVHVSTPSIYFDYLDQHKVPETFISRHFVNDYAYTKFLAEQEVAAATDLSSVIIRPRGIFGEYDTAVLPRLLKISEKGFLPLIRRSGREAGGALVDVTYVGNVVHALLLAAEADVPRAMPFNITNGEPQTIAALYRQIIDTLHLGCRLKPVSYRLIDSVARLLETQARLTRSFREPLVTRYSIGTISFDQTLDISRARSLLGYEPQISIADGLRQYARSLKG